From one Tetragenococcus osmophilus genomic stretch:
- a CDS encoding DUF4767 domain-containing protein: MKKGLIVSMLASTLLLVGCQSSEETEASPNENVSTSVSESETVESTSQMISQSSSQSTSSSSTSESTTSSTSEAEESLWNDDKAQSLDAFMAEWGETMDQKYEEYSEGNNVDWYGTQIPDTLVGEDKDWTTMLDEDPVEFEWSEDGEATEDNYALVAVYSDADTQEYLEQHLYFFTIHEGEPKVLVSKQNQGNAENNFYFWETDNPQLRDGFADIVNGE; encoded by the coding sequence ATGAAAAAAGGGTTAATTGTTTCAATGCTAGCAAGTACACTTTTGCTAGTGGGTTGTCAATCAAGTGAAGAGACTGAAGCTTCGCCTAATGAAAATGTATCAACATCCGTATCAGAAAGTGAAACGGTAGAAAGTACTAGTCAAATGATAAGCCAAAGCTCAAGTCAAAGTACAAGTTCTTCAAGCACTAGTGAGAGTACGACATCATCCACTTCAGAAGCAGAAGAAAGCCTATGGAATGACGACAAAGCGCAATCTTTGGATGCGTTCATGGCGGAGTGGGGAGAAACCATGGACCAAAAGTACGAAGAATATTCTGAGGGAAATAACGTCGATTGGTATGGGACACAAATTCCAGATACTCTTGTAGGAGAGGACAAGGACTGGACAACTATGTTGGACGAAGATCCAGTTGAATTTGAATGGTCAGAAGATGGGGAAGCAACAGAAGACAATTATGCTTTAGTAGCGGTGTATTCTGATGCTGATACGCAAGAATATTTAGAGCAACATCTTTATTTCTTTACTATCCATGAAGGCGAACCTAAAGTGCTTGTCTCAAAACAAAACCAAGGAAATGCAGAAAATAATTTTTATTTTTGGGAGACAGATAATCCGCAGTTAAGAGATGGTTTTGCCGATATTGTGAATGGTGAGTGA
- a CDS encoding alpha-amylase produces MSLNGTMMQYFEWDLPNDGKHWQRLRDDAKHLSEKGITAVWIPPCFKGTSQEDVGYGVYDLYDLGEFKQKGTTRTKYGTKEELHEAIDALHEYGIQVYADVVLNHKAAADETESFQAIQVDENDRHKAISEEHEIEGWTHFQFPGRERKYSDFEWHWYHFSGVSRDEKLDTEGIFQIVGEGKGWADDDEVSDEFGNYDYLMFADIDYGHEEILEETKQWLKWFINETGIDGIRLDAVKHIKSSVINELVDYVRTEFGEDFFFVAEYWEQDTEVLEQYLEKQDFDFSMMDVGFHYALHEASVDPKNFDLAKLFDGTLYRNDARYAVTFVDNHDSQPGQSLESFVKPWFKPLAYGIILLSSYGYPCLYYPDYYGYQAKDIDYNGNQELIDKLLYIRQQFAYGETARYLDDASCIGFTRSGDDDHPVGCAVVISTTEENQKEMNVGSLHAGETYIDVIGYRKEEVTIDENGSAVFAVDATSISVWVPKKKLEE; encoded by the coding sequence ATGAGCCTAAATGGGACAATGATGCAGTATTTTGAATGGGATTTACCCAATGATGGAAAACATTGGCAAAGATTGCGAGACGATGCCAAACATCTTAGCGAAAAAGGGATTACGGCGGTTTGGATTCCTCCTTGTTTTAAAGGGACAAGTCAAGAAGATGTTGGTTATGGTGTTTATGATTTATATGACTTAGGGGAATTTAAGCAAAAAGGAACGACGCGCACAAAATATGGGACAAAAGAAGAATTGCATGAAGCCATTGATGCATTGCATGAATATGGGATTCAAGTTTATGCAGACGTTGTTTTAAACCATAAAGCCGCTGCAGATGAAACAGAATCTTTCCAAGCCATTCAGGTAGACGAAAATGATCGGCATAAAGCAATTAGTGAGGAACATGAAATTGAAGGTTGGACACATTTTCAATTTCCGGGAAGAGAGAGGAAATACTCAGATTTTGAGTGGCACTGGTATCATTTTTCTGGTGTTTCTAGAGATGAGAAGTTAGATACAGAAGGCATTTTCCAAATTGTGGGCGAAGGCAAAGGATGGGCCGACGATGATGAAGTGTCCGATGAGTTTGGCAATTATGATTATTTAATGTTTGCTGATATTGATTATGGACATGAAGAAATTTTGGAAGAAACAAAACAATGGCTCAAATGGTTTATTAATGAAACAGGAATTGATGGGATTCGTTTAGATGCTGTCAAACATATTAAAAGTTCAGTAATTAATGAACTTGTCGATTATGTCCGTACAGAATTTGGGGAAGATTTCTTTTTTGTAGCAGAATATTGGGAACAAGATACTGAGGTATTAGAACAATATTTAGAAAAACAGGACTTTGATTTTTCAATGATGGATGTAGGTTTTCATTATGCTTTACATGAAGCTTCAGTAGATCCGAAAAATTTTGATTTAGCCAAATTGTTTGATGGTACCTTATATCGTAATGATGCCAGATATGCAGTAACTTTTGTTGATAACCATGATTCCCAGCCTGGACAGTCTTTAGAATCTTTTGTAAAGCCATGGTTTAAACCATTAGCTTACGGTATTATTTTGCTTAGTTCTTATGGCTACCCTTGTTTGTATTATCCAGATTATTATGGCTACCAGGCAAAAGACATTGATTATAATGGCAATCAAGAGCTTATTGATAAATTACTTTATATACGGCAACAATTTGCTTATGGTGAAACAGCAAGATACTTGGATGATGCTAGTTGTATTGGCTTTACTCGCAGTGGAGATGATGATCATCCAGTAGGTTGCGCTGTAGTTATTTCTACAACAGAGGAAAATCAAAAAGAAATGAATGTTGGCAGTCTTCATGCAGGTGAAACTTATATTGATGTTATAGGTTATCGCAAAGAAGAAGTAACGATAGATGAGAATGGCTCAGCTGTTTTTGCGGTGGATGCGACTTCGATTTCTGTATGGGTACCCAAAAAAAAGTTGGAAGAATAA
- a CDS encoding YitT family protein — protein sequence MIKFLNKHYKNIILCVIGTFINALGVNCFLLGANLGDGGTVGISLALKYTFGLSPALTSLIINTLVVIIGWKFLSKTTAVYTVIANTSLSLFLNLTEGINLGVDNFVINSVFGGAVIGIGAGLVFSTGSTLGGTSVLAKIINKYTEMKTSQGVFILDGLVVLSFLLVLPIENVLFTIIMLFVTERATSFIIEGFNPKKAITIISNNNETISNKISNFTGRGSTLLAGNGGYSKSEKTMLYVVVPQSQVTRIKKLVNKEDENAFLAIHDVRDVLGSGFININ from the coding sequence ATGATCAAATTTTTGAATAAACATTATAAAAATATTATTCTTTGTGTCATAGGAACATTTATTAATGCACTGGGCGTAAACTGTTTCTTACTTGGAGCCAATTTAGGGGACGGAGGCACTGTCGGTATATCTCTTGCTTTAAAATATACGTTTGGCCTATCGCCTGCATTAACCTCTTTAATAATAAATACTCTAGTTGTTATTATCGGTTGGAAATTTTTAAGTAAAACAACAGCCGTTTATACAGTGATCGCTAATACATCTCTTTCTCTGTTTTTAAATTTAACCGAAGGAATTAATTTAGGTGTCGATAATTTTGTGATAAATTCTGTCTTTGGCGGAGCCGTTATAGGAATTGGCGCTGGCTTAGTGTTCTCAACTGGAAGCACGCTTGGAGGAACTTCCGTTTTAGCTAAAATTATTAATAAATATACGGAAATGAAAACCTCGCAAGGTGTTTTTATTTTAGACGGTTTAGTTGTCCTATCCTTTCTACTAGTGCTTCCTATAGAAAACGTCTTGTTCACGATTATCATGTTGTTTGTCACTGAAAGAGCTACCTCATTTATTATAGAAGGATTTAATCCCAAAAAAGCAATCACTATTATTTCCAACAATAATGAGACCATTAGTAACAAAATCAGCAATTTCACAGGAAGAGGTTCGACATTACTAGCAGGAAATGGCGGCTACAGTAAAAGTGAAAAAACGATGCTTTATGTTGTAGTCCCACAATCACAAGTAACCAGAATTAAAAAACTGGTAAACAAAGAAGACGAAAATGCCTTCCTCGCCATTCATGATGTCAGAGATGTCTTAGGAAGCGGCTTTATCAATATAAATTAA
- a CDS encoding bifunctional transcriptional activator/DNA repair enzyme AdaA yields MTVTDTEYQAIKNNDKRYDNIFWYAVKSTKIFCRPSCLSRLPKKENIKTYYTKEDAVHDGYRPCKRCQPLGKSVSDEEWVKEIDTILLQNFWQRLTLEELSYLARGSESHLRHTYKAVAGITPQKRLMDIRLNIVKKKLLETDFTVKEIAEGVGMENVGYFIRKFREYYGDSPLQFRLKNTNSAK; encoded by the coding sequence ATGACAGTTACTGATACTGAATATCAGGCAATTAAAAATAATGATAAACGTTATGACAATATATTCTGGTATGCTGTAAAAAGTACAAAAATTTTTTGTCGGCCGTCTTGCCTTTCTAGACTGCCTAAAAAAGAAAATATAAAAACTTATTATACAAAGGAAGACGCTGTTCATGATGGTTATCGCCCATGCAAAAGATGCCAGCCTTTAGGGAAGTCTGTGAGCGATGAAGAATGGGTCAAAGAAATTGATACAATTTTATTGCAGAACTTCTGGCAAAGATTAACGCTTGAAGAATTATCTTATTTAGCTCGTGGTTCTGAGTCTCATTTGAGGCATACTTATAAAGCTGTGGCCGGTATAACGCCTCAAAAAAGATTAATGGATATCCGATTAAATATAGTGAAAAAAAAGTTATTGGAAACAGACTTCACGGTTAAAGAAATTGCTGAGGGAGTTGGTATGGAAAATGTGGGCTACTTTATCAGGAAATTCCGTGAGTATTATGGAGATTCACCCTTACAATTTAGGCTAAAAAATACAAATTCTGCAAAATAA
- a CDS encoding methylated-DNA--[protein]-cysteine S-methyltransferase, with product MLYKSTYLSPLGELLILADDTALLGVWFEDQKYFGASYHLNEAIDQENRIIKQTTNWLDRYFNKENTAIDSLPLAPNVTDFRKKVLEVLKSVPYGKTITYQQVVDNLHKLYGENVGSARAVGGAVGHNPISIIIPCHRVIGSDGSLTGYAGGKERKVALLTLEGVYN from the coding sequence ATGCTATACAAAAGCACTTACTTATCTCCGCTCGGCGAGCTCTTAATATTGGCAGATGATACAGCTTTATTAGGCGTGTGGTTTGAAGATCAAAAATATTTTGGTGCTTCTTATCATTTAAATGAAGCTATCGATCAAGAAAATCGTATTATAAAACAGACAACAAACTGGTTGGACCGTTACTTTAATAAGGAAAATACAGCAATAGATAGCTTGCCACTGGCACCTAATGTTACTGATTTCCGAAAAAAGGTATTAGAAGTATTAAAATCAGTTCCTTATGGAAAAACAATTACCTACCAGCAAGTTGTTGATAATTTGCATAAATTGTATGGAGAAAACGTAGGTTCCGCAAGAGCAGTGGGAGGAGCTGTCGGGCATAATCCTATTTCCATCATTATTCCGTGCCATAGAGTCATTGGAAGTGATGGGTCTTTGACAGGATATGCCGGAGGAAAAGAAAGAAAAGTGGCGTTACTTACTTTAGAAGGCGTTTATAATTAA
- a CDS encoding 2-dehydropantoate 2-reductase, producing the protein MKIIIAGAGAMGSRFGLMLHRANHEVVFVDGWQDHIDEINKNGLQANFNGEEIVENIPIYNQNEISKINYSADLVILFTKAMQLDNMLQSISNLLHERTKVLCLLNGIGHEDTIEKYVPYDNILLGNTMWTSGIEGPGKVKLFGDGSVDLQNLGVGQKQIANEVIEALNQAGLNAQYSSNILSSIYKKACVNGTMNGLCTILDCNIADFGKTSYEDRIINQIVDEFIAIADAQNIPLNKDEILDQIKSSYNLETIGLHYPSMYQDLIINHRLTEIDYINGVIVRKGEQYQIATPYCTFLTELIHTKEELLGVK; encoded by the coding sequence ATGAAAATCATTATAGCAGGAGCCGGTGCAATGGGAAGCCGATTTGGTCTAATGCTGCATCGAGCAAATCATGAGGTTGTTTTCGTTGATGGTTGGCAAGACCACATCGATGAAATTAATAAAAATGGTTTACAAGCTAATTTTAATGGGGAAGAAATTGTTGAAAATATCCCTATTTATAATCAAAATGAAATTTCTAAGATTAATTATTCTGCAGATTTGGTGATCTTATTTACTAAAGCGATGCAATTAGACAATATGTTGCAGTCTATTAGCAATCTTTTGCATGAAAGGACAAAAGTCTTATGCCTATTAAATGGCATCGGCCATGAAGATACTATAGAAAAATACGTGCCTTACGATAATATTTTATTAGGAAATACAATGTGGACCTCTGGGATAGAAGGACCAGGTAAAGTCAAATTATTTGGCGATGGTTCAGTTGATTTGCAAAATTTAGGCGTGGGTCAAAAACAAATAGCAAATGAAGTCATTGAAGCGTTAAACCAAGCTGGTCTAAATGCGCAATATTCCTCTAATATTTTGTCATCGATTTATAAAAAGGCTTGTGTAAACGGAACAATGAACGGTTTATGTACGATTTTAGATTGTAATATCGCAGATTTTGGTAAAACGAGTTATGAAGATAGAATTATTAATCAGATTGTTGATGAATTTATTGCAATTGCTGATGCGCAAAATATACCGTTAAATAAAGATGAAATTTTAGACCAAATTAAATCAAGCTATAACCTTGAAACAATTGGGCTACATTATCCGTCAATGTATCAAGATTTAATTATCAATCATCGCTTAACTGAAATTGATTATATTAATGGAGTTATTGTTAGAAAAGGAGAACAATATCAAATTGCTACGCCTTATTGTACGTTTTTAACTGAACTTATTCACACAAAAGAAGAACTGTTAGGTGTAAAGTGA
- a CDS encoding NADP-dependent oxidoreductase: MQQEQLILKERPNGLPDDETFQYKNVVVPEPGQNEALVKTLYLSVDPYMRGRMSDAPSYSAPFEVGQPLYGATVSQVIRSNNEDFSEEDLVTGTLDFQEYNVVKSSDVRKVQTNGLKPSNALSVLGMPALTAYFGMMHIGEPKKGETVVVSGAAGAVGQVAGQLAKRVGARVVGIVGSEKKAKYITETLGYDAAVEYKKGNVSEQLKETCPDGIDVYYENVGGEISEAVWPLLNVFARIPVCGAISSYNLKEGEEDIGLRVQRFLINSRAKMQGLLVADFADSFDEAYDALEKAVANNELKFEETIYDGFHKTPDAFLGLFSGDNIGKQIVKVADKE; the protein is encoded by the coding sequence ATGCAACAAGAACAATTAATTTTAAAAGAACGACCAAACGGTTTACCTGATGATGAAACTTTTCAATACAAAAATGTAGTTGTTCCAGAACCAGGACAAAATGAAGCATTGGTAAAAACTTTATATCTCTCAGTGGATCCGTATATGCGTGGCAGAATGTCAGATGCGCCTTCCTATTCGGCACCATTTGAAGTTGGCCAACCTTTATATGGCGCGACCGTAAGTCAGGTCATTCGTTCAAATAACGAAGATTTTTCAGAAGAAGATTTAGTCACTGGTACTCTTGATTTTCAAGAATATAATGTCGTAAAATCTTCAGATGTAAGAAAAGTACAAACAAACGGCTTAAAACCAAGCAATGCATTGAGTGTGTTAGGAATGCCCGCTTTAACAGCTTACTTTGGTATGATGCATATTGGTGAGCCTAAAAAAGGAGAAACTGTAGTTGTATCTGGTGCAGCTGGTGCTGTTGGACAGGTTGCCGGCCAATTGGCTAAAAGAGTGGGTGCTCGTGTAGTTGGCATTGTTGGTTCGGAGAAAAAAGCGAAATATATCACTGAAACACTAGGCTACGATGCAGCTGTAGAATATAAAAAAGGAAATGTCAGTGAACAGCTAAAAGAAACTTGCCCTGACGGCATTGACGTCTATTATGAAAATGTTGGCGGAGAAATTTCAGAAGCTGTTTGGCCTTTATTAAATGTTTTTGCTCGTATACCAGTATGTGGTGCCATTTCCTCCTATAACCTTAAAGAAGGCGAAGAGGATATTGGCTTACGTGTACAACGCTTCTTAATTAACTCTCGAGCAAAAATGCAAGGCTTGCTTGTTGCTGATTTCGCTGACTCTTTTGATGAAGCTTATGACGCTTTAGAAAAAGCAGTAGCTAATAATGAGTTGAAGTTTGAAGAAACGATTTATGACGGTTTTCATAAAACCCCCGATGCCTTTTTAGGCCTATTTAGTGGCGATAATATCGGGAAACAAATTGTAAAAGTCGCTGACAAAGAATAA
- the ltrA gene encoding group II intron reverse transcriptase/maturase → MSKMLERILDRQNMNEAYKKVRANKGASGVDEVTLDELHAYIQDNWATICQQIRERHYKPQPVKRVGIPKSDGGKRKLGIPTTIDRVIQQAIVQVITPICESHFSEFSYGFRPNRNCEMAVNQLLKTINEGYQWIVDIDLEKFFDNVPQDRLMSLVHRMIQDGDTESLIRKYLKAGVMVADEYHPTDRGAPQGGNLSPILSNIMLNELDKELESRGLAFVRYADDCLIMVKSRTSANRVMHSVIRWIENKLGLKVNGTKSKVTRPSQLKYLGFSFYYDTKAKSWMSRPHEDSVRKFEKKLKMLTQRKWSINFRKRLEKLNEVIRGWINYFSSSSMKAKMERIDAHLRTRLRTIVWKMWKVPSKRQWGLQKLGVNKSLAKLTSYAGNHYQWVATKTCVRRAITKQKLGQAGLVSCLDYYQYRHNIYS, encoded by the coding sequence ATGTCGAAGATGTTAGAACGTATCCTTGACCGGCAAAATATGAATGAGGCTTATAAAAAAGTCCGGGCAAATAAAGGAGCCAGCGGCGTTGACGAAGTCACGCTCGACGAGCTTCATGCCTATATTCAAGACAACTGGGCAACGATCTGTCAACAAATAAGAGAGCGACACTACAAGCCCCAACCTGTAAAGAGAGTTGGGATCCCAAAGTCAGATGGTGGGAAACGAAAACTCGGTATACCTACAACAATAGACCGCGTGATTCAGCAGGCCATTGTTCAGGTTATAACACCCATATGCGAATCCCACTTTTCGGAATTTAGCTATGGATTTCGTCCGAACAGAAATTGTGAAATGGCCGTCAATCAATTATTGAAGACGATCAATGAAGGTTATCAATGGATCGTTGATATAGATCTAGAAAAATTCTTTGATAACGTTCCTCAAGACCGGCTGATGAGTCTTGTACATCGTATGATCCAAGACGGAGACACAGAATCGCTTATTCGAAAATATCTCAAAGCAGGTGTCATGGTCGCCGATGAATACCACCCAACGGATCGAGGAGCCCCACAAGGAGGGAATTTATCGCCCATTCTTAGTAATATCATGCTAAATGAACTGGACAAAGAGCTTGAGAGCCGAGGGCTCGCCTTTGTGAGATACGCCGATGATTGTCTCATCATGGTTAAAAGCCGAACAAGTGCCAATCGAGTGATGCATTCAGTCATTCGTTGGATTGAAAATAAGTTAGGGCTAAAAGTTAATGGAACCAAATCAAAGGTTACGCGGCCCAGCCAGCTAAAATATTTAGGATTTAGTTTCTATTACGACACTAAAGCCAAAAGCTGGATGAGCCGACCTCATGAGGACTCTGTCCGAAAATTCGAGAAAAAACTCAAAATGTTAACTCAAAGAAAATGGTCAATAAACTTTAGAAAGAGGCTGGAAAAGTTAAATGAAGTCATCCGCGGATGGATAAATTACTTTTCCAGCTCGTCCATGAAAGCCAAGATGGAACGGATCGACGCCCATTTAAGAACGCGATTGCGAACCATCGTCTGGAAGATGTGGAAGGTTCCCTCCAAGAGACAATGGGGATTACAAAAGTTAGGTGTAAATAAGAGCTTAGCTAAACTAACATCGTACGCAGGAAACCACTACCAGTGGGTAGCTACCAAAACCTGTGTAAGAAGGGCAATAACTAAACAAAAACTAGGCCAAGCAGGCCTAGTCAGTTGTTTAGATTACTACCAATATAGACATAACATATATTCATAA
- a CDS encoding DUF554 domain-containing protein, with product MLTGVFINGLTIIMGSLLGVLLRNISEEMKETVTKGIGLGVVVLGIQMALPTQSFILIMISLSIGALIGEALQIETFMNKSGLFLQKRFSKSESTFAEGFVTASLIFVIGSLGIIGAIQSGATGDHETLYTKSVMDGFMSIMLTASFGYGVLFSAAPVVLYQGIIAILANFLVQLIPANFMDELMNEIGAIGGLMILGIGLNLLQVTKLRVSNFLPGIIVLVVLLSLKLIM from the coding sequence TTGCTAACAGGTGTTTTTATTAATGGATTAACGATCATTATGGGGAGTCTATTAGGCGTATTATTAAGAAATATTTCTGAAGAAATGAAAGAAACGGTAACTAAAGGAATTGGACTAGGCGTTGTCGTTTTAGGTATACAAATGGCTCTTCCAACGCAATCGTTTATTCTTATTATGATTAGTCTTTCCATTGGAGCCCTAATAGGCGAAGCATTACAAATTGAGACTTTCATGAACAAATCTGGTTTGTTTTTACAAAAACGTTTTTCTAAGTCAGAAAGTACTTTTGCCGAAGGCTTTGTAACAGCTTCTTTGATTTTTGTCATCGGCTCTTTGGGAATTATTGGAGCTATTCAAAGTGGAGCTACCGGAGACCATGAAACCTTATATACAAAATCTGTAATGGATGGTTTTATGTCAATTATGCTAACCGCTTCTTTTGGCTATGGTGTCTTATTTTCTGCAGCTCCAGTTGTTTTATACCAAGGAATTATAGCCATTTTAGCCAATTTTTTAGTCCAATTGATACCAGCGAATTTTATGGATGAATTAATGAACGAAATCGGTGCTATTGGTGGCCTAATGATATTGGGGATTGGTTTGAATCTATTACAAGTAACAAAATTAAGAGTTTCCAACTTTTTACCGGGTATTATTGTGTTGGTTGTTCTTCTCTCATTAAAGCTTATAATGTAA
- a CDS encoding NADH-dependent flavin oxidoreductase, translating to MANYQFLEPLQFNNGITLKNKIVMAPMTTMSSFYNGKITQDELNYFAARAGGPGMIVTSVANVSDNGKGFEGELSVAHDEMLPGLKNLAATIKKDGAKAILQIFNAGRKSTSQVLRGETPVSASAIAAEFPPDLETPRALEEEEVEQIIKDFGAATRRAIQAGFDGVELHGANTYLLQQFYSANSNQRSDEWGGDREKRLRFPLAVIKEVTETIEKYATDSFLLGYRISPEEVETPGIRLEDTLYLAETIKKQVDYIHLSMGSYKRTSLNDETDTTPILKKFAEKIADEVPLIGVGSVDLPKDAEEMIDGGADLVAIGRELLREPRWVEKVMMGDEASIRTTMSFADMEELGISGAMQTYLKESFASVMNFTPNGEQAENYQNQAAPMEGFEKKL from the coding sequence ATGGCAAATTATCAATTTTTAGAACCTTTACAATTTAATAATGGCATTACCTTAAAAAATAAAATTGTGATGGCTCCTATGACTACAATGTCTAGTTTTTATAATGGAAAAATTACGCAAGACGAACTTAACTATTTTGCTGCAAGAGCTGGAGGACCAGGTATGATTGTCACTTCAGTAGCTAATGTTTCTGATAATGGAAAAGGTTTTGAGGGGGAACTTTCTGTAGCACACGATGAAATGCTACCAGGGTTAAAAAACCTAGCAGCTACGATTAAAAAAGATGGGGCAAAGGCGATTTTGCAAATTTTTAACGCAGGTAGAAAATCAACTTCTCAAGTACTGCGTGGAGAAACTCCTGTAAGTGCTAGTGCGATTGCAGCGGAATTTCCTCCCGATTTGGAAACACCACGAGCATTAGAAGAAGAAGAGGTTGAACAAATCATTAAAGACTTTGGCGCCGCTACAAGAAGAGCCATCCAAGCTGGTTTTGACGGTGTGGAATTACATGGGGCAAATACTTATTTGTTACAACAATTTTATTCTGCCAATTCGAATCAACGTTCTGATGAATGGGGCGGTGATCGAGAAAAACGTTTGAGATTCCCACTTGCGGTTATTAAAGAAGTGACGGAAACGATCGAAAAATATGCAACAGATTCATTTTTATTAGGTTATAGAATTTCACCGGAAGAAGTTGAAACGCCAGGCATTCGCTTAGAAGATACATTATATCTTGCCGAAACAATTAAAAAGCAAGTGGATTATATTCATCTATCTATGGGAAGTTACAAACGAACGTCATTAAATGATGAAACAGATACAACACCTATTTTGAAAAAATTTGCGGAAAAAATCGCAGATGAAGTTCCGCTTATCGGCGTAGGTTCGGTTGATCTTCCAAAAGATGCTGAAGAAATGATAGACGGCGGCGCTGATTTAGTGGCTATTGGTCGTGAACTTTTACGTGAACCCCGTTGGGTAGAAAAAGTAATGATGGGCGATGAAGCAAGCATTCGTACGACAATGAGTTTTGCGGATATGGAAGAACTAGGTATCTCGGGTGCTATGCAAACTTATTTGAAAGAATCATTTGCTAGCGTAATGAACTTTACCCCTAATGGTGAACAAGCAGAAAATTACCAAAACCAAGCTGCTCCAATGGAAGGTTTTGAAAAGAAGCTGTGA
- a CDS encoding YxeA family protein encodes MKKFLIGVFLVVVLAFGGLKITGKIVQGGDDYYVEVTNKGNKKEERDDSGRTVLSYDYDLAGFDKTGKEKEMKFTAYKDRPLIQGAYLKVTWNQNRGVTSYEQVKESDVPAKAKEKL; translated from the coding sequence TTGAAAAAATTTTTGATTGGAGTGTTTCTCGTTGTCGTTTTAGCTTTTGGCGGGCTAAAAATTACCGGAAAAATTGTGCAAGGTGGTGACGACTATTATGTAGAAGTTACCAATAAAGGTAATAAAAAGGAAGAAAGAGATGACAGCGGAAGAACAGTGCTTTCTTACGACTATGATCTCGCAGGTTTTGATAAAACAGGAAAAGAAAAAGAAATGAAATTTACTGCTTATAAAGATCGCCCTTTAATACAAGGAGCCTATCTAAAAGTTACCTGGAACCAAAATAGAGGCGTTACTTCTTATGAGCAAGTAAAAGAAAGTGATGTTCCTGCAAAAGCGAAAGAAAAATTATAG
- a CDS encoding ABC transporter ATP-binding protein, with product MEKIVDAQNVKKVYGKAQGKQIEALKQLSFSVERGEFIGIMGPSGSGKSTLLNLLATLDKPSDGTITINGNDVTKLKGNQIADFRSQEIGFIFQEFNLLENLTASENIAVPLSLQGVKPKKIKDRVNQIAQRLSIDTILEKYPAEISGGQKQRVAAARALVTQPAILLGDEPTGALDSQSSRDLLDTMKELNQNDQISILLVTHDPFSASYCKRILFIQDGVIQQEVKREDQSRESFYKQILTILGTLEQ from the coding sequence ATGGAAAAAATTGTAGATGCTCAAAATGTCAAAAAAGTTTATGGAAAAGCCCAAGGAAAGCAAATAGAAGCACTAAAGCAGCTTTCCTTCTCAGTAGAAAGAGGAGAATTTATTGGTATTATGGGGCCTTCTGGTTCTGGAAAATCAACTTTACTAAATTTACTTGCGACTCTGGATAAACCAAGTGACGGCACGATTACCATTAATGGAAATGATGTGACAAAACTAAAAGGCAACCAAATCGCAGACTTTCGGAGCCAAGAAATAGGTTTTATCTTTCAAGAATTTAACCTACTAGAAAATCTAACAGCTTCTGAAAATATCGCCGTGCCTCTTTCACTTCAAGGGGTAAAACCCAAAAAGATCAAAGACCGAGTGAATCAAATCGCGCAACGATTATCGATTGATACCATTTTAGAAAAGTATCCTGCAGAAATTTCTGGCGGACAAAAACAACGTGTGGCAGCTGCTCGTGCTTTAGTTACTCAACCTGCCATCTTATTAGGTGATGAACCCACAGGCGCTCTTGATTCGCAAAGTTCACGTGACCTATTAGATACAATGAAAGAGTTAAACCAAAACGATCAAATTTCTATCTTACTTGTAACCCACGATCCTTTTTCTGCTAGTTACTGTAAACGGATTTTATTCATCCAAGATGGTGTCATCCAACAAGAAGTCAAACGAGAAGATCAAAGCCGAGAAAGTTTTTACAAACAGATATTAACGATTCTAGGTACTTTAGAACAATAG